In the Artemia franciscana chromosome 1, ASM3288406v1, whole genome shotgun sequence genome, one interval contains:
- the LOC136032830 gene encoding rhythmically expressed gene 2 protein-like isoform X1, producing the protein MINDLATTLDDRWKYVDDLSLIECCRKNLPSRAGSLMNDICQEAKVDKMTVNFGLRRAMLKLQTCIRGARLITFDVTGTLLNFSRNPVLLYMEEAEKRGFKTDLKLLSNNFKQSWIEQNERFPCFGARHQMHWTEWWTKLVNKTFEGTELDEISLLCIAEALIEKFKSPLCWNLENGSVELLDFLRDKKKAIGVITNFDPRIYTILDNLSMLSRFDFVINSYDVKFCKPERQIFDLALLKCSGLKPWEAVHIGDSFHFDYKPPKLAGWEAILVNQDDSMKNIPRFNSIQNLKLFIEECFK; encoded by the exons ATGATAAATGATTTAGCAACAACACTGGATGACCGCTGGAAGTATGTCGACGATCTGTCACTCATTGAATGTTGTCGAAAAAACCTACCAAGCAGAGCAGGTTCACTAATGAATGATATATGTCAAGAGGCAAAGgtggacaaaatgactgtcaactttg GTTTACGTCGTGCAATGTTGAAGCTACAAACCTGCATAAGGGGTGCACGTCTCATAACATTTGATGTAACAGGAACGCTATTAAATTTCTCAAGAAATCCTGTACTACTCTATATGGAAGAAGCCGAAAAGCGTGGTTTTAAAACAGATCTGAAGCTTTTGTCTAATAACTTTAAGCAGTCGTGGATCGAACAAAATGAACGTTTTCCATGTTTTGGTGCAAGGCATCAAATGCACTGGACTGAGTGGTGGACAAAGTTAGTTAATAAAACTTTCGAAGGTACAGAGCTTGATGAAATATCATTATTATGTATAGCAGAAGCACTGATTGAAAAATTCAAGAGCCCATTATGCTGGAACCTGGAAAATGGATCTGTTGAGCTTCTGGATTTCCTCCGTGATAAAAAGAAAGCGATTGGGGTGATAACAAACTTTGATCCTAGGATTTATACTATTCTTGACAATTTATCCATGCTAAGCCGATTTGATTTTGTTATTAATTCGTATGATGTAAAGTTTTGTAAGCCTGAGCGACAAATATTTGATTTAGCCTTACTGAAATGCAGTGGATTGAAGCCATGGGAAGCTGTTCATATTGGCGATAGTTTTCATTTTGACTACAAGCCTCCAAAACTAGCAGGATGGGAGGCGATACTTGTAAATCAGGATGACAGTATGAAGAATATTCCAAGGTTTAATAGTATTCAAAAtcttaaactttttattgaaGAATGTTTCAAGTAA
- the LOC136032830 gene encoding rhythmically expressed gene 2 protein-like isoform X3, with the protein MTGLRRAMLKLQTCIRGARLITFDVTGTLLNFSRNPVLLYMEEAEKRGFKTDLKLLSNNFKQSWIEQNERFPCFGARHQMHWTEWWTKLVNKTFEGTELDEISLLCIAEALIEKFKSPLCWNLENGSVELLDFLRDKKKAIGVITNFDPRIYTILDNLSMLSRFDFVINSYDVKFCKPERQIFDLALLKCSGLKPWEAVHIGDSFHFDYKPPKLAGWEAILVNQDDSMKNIPRFNSIQNLKLFIEECFK; encoded by the coding sequence GTTTACGTCGTGCAATGTTGAAGCTACAAACCTGCATAAGGGGTGCACGTCTCATAACATTTGATGTAACAGGAACGCTATTAAATTTCTCAAGAAATCCTGTACTACTCTATATGGAAGAAGCCGAAAAGCGTGGTTTTAAAACAGATCTGAAGCTTTTGTCTAATAACTTTAAGCAGTCGTGGATCGAACAAAATGAACGTTTTCCATGTTTTGGTGCAAGGCATCAAATGCACTGGACTGAGTGGTGGACAAAGTTAGTTAATAAAACTTTCGAAGGTACAGAGCTTGATGAAATATCATTATTATGTATAGCAGAAGCACTGATTGAAAAATTCAAGAGCCCATTATGCTGGAACCTGGAAAATGGATCTGTTGAGCTTCTGGATTTCCTCCGTGATAAAAAGAAAGCGATTGGGGTGATAACAAACTTTGATCCTAGGATTTATACTATTCTTGACAATTTATCCATGCTAAGCCGATTTGATTTTGTTATTAATTCGTATGATGTAAAGTTTTGTAAGCCTGAGCGACAAATATTTGATTTAGCCTTACTGAAATGCAGTGGATTGAAGCCATGGGAAGCTGTTCATATTGGCGATAGTTTTCATTTTGACTACAAGCCTCCAAAACTAGCAGGATGGGAGGCGATACTTGTAAATCAGGATGACAGTATGAAGAATATTCCAAGGTTTAATAGTATTCAAAAtcttaaactttttattgaaGAATGTTTCAAGTAA
- the LOC136032830 gene encoding rhythmically expressed gene 2 protein-like isoform X2 produces the protein MTFKSLRRAMLKLQTCIRGARLITFDVTGTLLNFSRNPVLLYMEEAEKRGFKTDLKLLSNNFKQSWIEQNERFPCFGARHQMHWTEWWTKLVNKTFEGTELDEISLLCIAEALIEKFKSPLCWNLENGSVELLDFLRDKKKAIGVITNFDPRIYTILDNLSMLSRFDFVINSYDVKFCKPERQIFDLALLKCSGLKPWEAVHIGDSFHFDYKPPKLAGWEAILVNQDDSMKNIPRFNSIQNLKLFIEECFK, from the coding sequence GTTTACGTCGTGCAATGTTGAAGCTACAAACCTGCATAAGGGGTGCACGTCTCATAACATTTGATGTAACAGGAACGCTATTAAATTTCTCAAGAAATCCTGTACTACTCTATATGGAAGAAGCCGAAAAGCGTGGTTTTAAAACAGATCTGAAGCTTTTGTCTAATAACTTTAAGCAGTCGTGGATCGAACAAAATGAACGTTTTCCATGTTTTGGTGCAAGGCATCAAATGCACTGGACTGAGTGGTGGACAAAGTTAGTTAATAAAACTTTCGAAGGTACAGAGCTTGATGAAATATCATTATTATGTATAGCAGAAGCACTGATTGAAAAATTCAAGAGCCCATTATGCTGGAACCTGGAAAATGGATCTGTTGAGCTTCTGGATTTCCTCCGTGATAAAAAGAAAGCGATTGGGGTGATAACAAACTTTGATCCTAGGATTTATACTATTCTTGACAATTTATCCATGCTAAGCCGATTTGATTTTGTTATTAATTCGTATGATGTAAAGTTTTGTAAGCCTGAGCGACAAATATTTGATTTAGCCTTACTGAAATGCAGTGGATTGAAGCCATGGGAAGCTGTTCATATTGGCGATAGTTTTCATTTTGACTACAAGCCTCCAAAACTAGCAGGATGGGAGGCGATACTTGTAAATCAGGATGACAGTATGAAGAATATTCCAAGGTTTAATAGTATTCAAAAtcttaaactttttattgaaGAATGTTTCAAGTAA